In a single window of the Streptomyces sp. NBC_00094 genome:
- a CDS encoding bifunctional aspartate transaminase/aspartate 4-decarboxylase, with amino-acid sequence MPKTTFTREEIQSFAQLSPFELKDKFIQIAQAAQADKPGQKDKSQTQMLNAGRGNPNWVATGPREAFYALGYFSLSESRRVWTADNLGGMPERAGAGARFDTFVRQHPDLPGIELLQDCVAYAVDRFGFDKDAFVHELTDSTIGDNYPVPDRMLPHAERIVRGYVDDEMFDKRPPAGTMSLFATEGGTAAMCYIFDSLMKNGILKKGDKIALMVPVFTPYIEIPELDTYEFDVVNVHASLFAETGVREWRYPAEEVAKLADPAVKMVCVVNPSNPPSLALSQRVADQIKDIVATQNPNLLIVTDDVYGTFVEGFRSLAADLPRNTLLVYSYSKHYGCTGHRLGVIGLNDDNVLDEMLANLPQAEKDRLNKRYGTLSLEPEKIRFIDRLVADSRQVALNHTAGLSLPQQVMMSLFSLFDMLEEGQAYKARIRAIVRQRLDLLLEGAQMKIADDPKRAGYYIELDLLAEAERVHGKDFAAFLEKNYEPVDPLFRLAEQTSVVLLNGGGFDGPGWSVRVSLANLDDLDYLKIGHHLRAIFTDYAEEWKVSKA; translated from the coding sequence GTGCCCAAGACCACGTTCACCCGCGAGGAGATCCAGTCCTTCGCGCAGCTCTCGCCGTTCGAGCTGAAGGACAAGTTCATCCAGATCGCGCAGGCCGCCCAGGCCGACAAGCCCGGCCAGAAGGACAAGTCGCAGACGCAGATGCTCAACGCGGGCCGCGGCAACCCGAACTGGGTCGCCACCGGACCCCGCGAGGCGTTCTACGCGCTCGGCTACTTCTCGCTCTCCGAGTCGCGCCGGGTCTGGACCGCCGACAACCTCGGCGGGATGCCCGAACGCGCGGGCGCCGGCGCCCGCTTCGACACCTTCGTGCGGCAGCACCCGGACCTGCCCGGCATCGAGCTGCTCCAGGACTGCGTCGCGTACGCGGTCGACCGCTTCGGCTTCGACAAGGACGCCTTCGTCCACGAGCTGACCGACAGCACGATCGGCGACAACTACCCGGTGCCGGACCGGATGCTGCCCCACGCCGAGCGGATCGTCCGCGGCTACGTCGACGACGAGATGTTCGACAAGCGCCCGCCGGCCGGCACCATGTCGCTCTTCGCGACCGAGGGCGGCACGGCCGCCATGTGCTACATCTTCGACTCGCTCATGAAGAACGGGATCCTGAAGAAGGGCGACAAGATCGCCCTGATGGTGCCGGTCTTCACCCCGTACATCGAGATCCCCGAGCTCGACACGTACGAGTTCGACGTCGTCAACGTCCACGCGAGCCTCTTCGCGGAGACGGGCGTGCGCGAGTGGCGCTACCCGGCCGAGGAGGTCGCCAAGCTGGCGGACCCGGCGGTGAAGATGGTCTGCGTCGTCAACCCGTCCAACCCGCCGTCGCTCGCGCTGAGCCAGCGGGTCGCGGACCAGATCAAGGACATCGTCGCGACGCAGAACCCGAACCTTCTGATCGTCACGGACGACGTGTACGGCACGTTCGTGGAGGGCTTCCGCTCGCTCGCGGCGGACCTCCCGCGCAACACGCTCCTCGTCTACTCGTACTCCAAGCACTACGGCTGCACCGGCCACCGGCTCGGCGTCATCGGCCTCAACGACGACAACGTCCTCGACGAGATGCTCGCGAACCTGCCGCAGGCGGAGAAGGACCGCCTGAACAAGCGGTACGGGACGCTGAGCCTGGAGCCCGAGAAGATCCGGTTCATCGACCGGCTCGTCGCCGACTCCCGGCAGGTCGCCCTCAACCACACCGCCGGGCTCTCGCTCCCCCAGCAGGTGATGATGTCGCTCTTCTCGCTCTTCGACATGCTGGAGGAGGGCCAGGCCTACAAGGCGAGGATCCGGGCGATCGTGCGCCAGCGCCTCGACCTGCTCCTCGAAGGCGCCCAGATGAAGATCGCCGACGACCCGAAGCGGGCCGGGTACTACATCGAGCTCGACCTGCTCGCGGAGGCGGAGCGGGTCCACGGGAAGGACTTCGCGGCCTTCCTGGAGAAGAACTACGAGCCGGTGGACCCGCTGTTCCGGCTGGCCGAGCAGACCAGCGTCGTCCTCCTCAACGGCGGCGGCTTCGACGGCCCCGGATGGTCCGTACGCGTCTCCCTCGCCAACCTCGACGACCTGGACTACCTGAAGATCGGCCACCACCTGCGGGCGATCTTCACGGACTACGCGGAGGAGTGGAAGGTCTCGAAGGCGTAG